A window of Phaseolus vulgaris cultivar G19833 chromosome 4, P. vulgaris v2.0, whole genome shotgun sequence genomic DNA:
TGGGGCCCTTCACAGCCaagctgaagatgatggcggaggatctcCCTTCAATCGTATCGAAGGCCGTGAAGGACTCCCTCAAGaagctccaagaggagaactcAGCGCTCCAGGAGTCAAACCGCctgataaggattgaggcggaaaAGCTTTCTTGCAACCTGATGGTGGCAGAGATCAAtcattcaaggctggaggacgccatggGCGCTGAGCTAAGGGGCGCGCgtaaggaggcctccgatctgtgccaaaaactgcacctccaagctcaagagaaaatcgagctggaaAGCAAGCTTGTAccttacaggctcaaggtggccaacttagaggctgcaatgaaagcagatgcaaccaaggtggaaaaccttgaaaagaggtcggcagatcgggaggtcctcctcgggaaggtcgagaaggagagggacgacaccatggctgagctcgccaaAGCTCGAAAGGAAAACACGAAGATCGCTGCAGAGCTGGCTCAAGCCCGGGATGAAGGCAAAAAGGCCGCTGAAGAACTTGCTCGGGCTCGTGAAGAAGccgaagagctgaagaaacaaaccgatgagctgaagaaacaaccacaagagctcgagcaaagttccgcccaagtccttgccgccgggttcgacgccgctTTGGAGCAAGTCTCATGCCAATACActgagctcgacctctccatggtatcaatctgcaacgaggtggtggatgggaagatcgtgccatCTGAAGACTAACTGCCTCCCTCCATCACCTTGTTTTTGAAACTTGGCGCTTATCTTTGTTTGTAAAAACTTTATATGTAACAGCTGTTTATGTATAAACTTGAACTGATACTGCTTTATATAACTTCTTCTGCTAAGATGTTGTTTTCTGATACTTGCCTTTGAATACTTCTTACTCTTACTCGCTGTGTGATTAACCAACATAACCGGTAGAACTTACTCAAATGAATCAACTCAGCGATACTCGGGCTTAACCGTTTACTCACAGCTTTGAACTTGAACAAActgttaatcttataacaattCATCAAACTGTTAACTCGAAGTAAAACTTGAGTAACTATTAACTCTCAAACGATGACATTTAACACGACTTacaaacttaaggcaataagttacttactaggcagtaggttttaacttaaactagtatcacaatacagtttacctgatctgcccagCAAAGTGACTCTTATCCCTGTCATCGCCTGGAACTCTTCTGATCGCTGTAGGGTTCAGGCGATGTGAACTttctttgccttcataacttgactattgttccctcatctggggggtagaggcgcctttcggatccttctccaccgccctgagtttcagaacgatgagctggatagcgaggtgttctctttgaacctaccttagccacctttctaacttctttcaccctccacgccatacctgaactcgttcaggacgagaaggattttatctgccttcacaccgcctacaagcgtggaagccttctctggtcttactaagtcaatattgatgtttcacttaaagggggaagggcgttttccttcccttcccgccgtttaaggtcacgaacacccctgacctttcagtTCGTCTTGGccgaactcactctgaggtgagaaggactttttctcgcctgaactcgctcaatggcgagaaggactttatcctgcctgaactcgctcaacgacgagaaggactttttctggcctgaactcgctcaacggcgagaaggactttctcttgcctgaactcgctcaacggcgagaaggactttctcttgcctgaactcgctcaacggcgagaaggactttttctggtacctcaacttgcccagggtgtacatctcctcccccctggatgcactgaggactttttctctttctcgcctgcactcgctcgaaggccaggaggtcttttactctttctcgcctgcactcgctcgagggcgaggaggtcttttacttttCTTGCCTCAAGAtgcacgagagcgttgaggtctttaatcatcGTTGGTGcttccgatcgccgaaagacgatgaggactttaaaacttttaactggtgccgccaatcgccgaaaaacgacggggactttaaacttttatttagaaagcatgcagtataactttaaacttgccttaaatcacgtacgagtgataaggtcttttttctaaaactttcaaaacaacaagcatgcaatcttagaagctttaaactttgaaaactcttctttattgggtggcctcattaaaaaccctccttagggaaaaaagagtgcccccttcaaactgttttaacggaaagcttgtaaatctcttcatgttcgtttttacttacaaagctttaactgtaatataacttgaggtgtgtggcgttccaggtgcgaggaatcgcccctccttctaacgtctctaagcggtaggcaccgttcccgagcacctcggttattctgaacggtcctgtccacttaggcgataacttgttctccatctcgtactgatgggccttcctcatcaccaggtcgccctctataaactgccttggcatcaccttcgagttataccttcgctcaatcctccttttcaccgcctcagcctttacccttgcttcctccctgacctcatccagtaagtccatattcaaccttctttcctcgttcgagtcttccgccacaaagttctggaatctcggcgagctctcctggatttcaactggaatcattgcatcacatccatagaccaagctgaacggggtatcatgggttcctgattgctcggtggtatggtacgcccaaactatacggggtacctcctcagcccacgatcccttggctttctctagccttctcttcaaacctctcagcaacaccctattggcagactctacttggccatttgtctgtgggtgctcgacggatgcaaacacctgctgtattcccacctcttcgcacagcttcttcagtaggtgacttgcaaactgagtcccattgtctgacaccaggcgcttaggcacaccaaaccggcacacgatgttcttccatacaaaactctcgatcttgtgtgcggtgatctgggctactggttccgcttcgatccacttggtgaagtattcaatcgccaccaccaagtacttcatctgcttgaccgccaatgggaaaggtcccagaatgtcaattccccaagtatgaaacggccaagggctgtaaattgactttaactcttctggaggcgccttgtgccaatcggcgtgctgctgacattgcttgcaacactgtgcgtaCCTCTTGCAatcctccctcatcgttggccagtaataacctgcacgaagagttcttgcagccagagctcgtcccccgacgtgactcccacatataccttcatggagctcggccataattctagtgcttttttctccgtgcacacattctaggagtgggtgtgtaaacccaaacttgtacagctcgccatcgatcatggtgaacttgctggagttcttctttatcttactagcctccgtcggatccagcgggagaaggccatctgtcaggcagcgctggtactgtgttatccatgtgtctggctcatgcgtggcgcagacctgcgtcatgttcaccctctccccccgaaatgctcttattctcggcgatctcaaggtctcctgggtcaaggacctgtgactcctcgccgctttctccgtcgacttgcttatctgcaGAActaggtggtctgccacaaatgctctaggcgtcttcagagtttcttggatcactgtcctctgcctaccccccttgcccgaactggcgagcttggctagcaagtcagctcgggcattttgctctctgggcgcatgcactacttcaaatgagacaaaggaactcttcaactcctgcacatactccaagtaagccgccatttgtggatccttggcctggaactcgcctgttacttgtcctgtgaccaacaacgagtcactcttggccatcagcaccctagcccccatctccttagccagcaagattTCGGCGATCAACgcttcatactctgcttgattgttgctggctttaaaagCAAATCTCAAGgattgttctatcagcacgccgttgggcccttctaaaatgactccaacaccgctaccctgctggttagacgatccgtccaccgaaagtacccaacgaaaatcgtccccttcaactcgtgctgcttctgacgagagctcgaccacaaaatcagccaagatctgccccttgatcgatcctcggggctcatatttgatgtcgaactccgatagttccactgcccacttcaccattctcccagctacatcaggcttcttcaagactttctggatgggcaggtcggtcatcaccagcactgtaaaactgtgaaaatagtggcgcaacctcctcgccgaaaatactacaaccagtgcagctttctccaaggcctgataccttacctccgggccttgtAACACTTtactgacgaaataaataggcttctgagccaggtcttgatcttgggcgagcaccgcactcaccgccgtctcagttacagcaaaatacaacttGAGAGGGATTCCTGCTaagggtttgcacaaaaccggcgggctcgccaggtactctttaagcttcatgaaagcttcttcgcactccttcgaccagacaaacttgttgtttcgcctcaaacattgaaaatacggatggcccttctctccactagctgatacgaaacgagacagggcagccatccgacctgtaagctgctgcacttccttcacggtagtcgggctcctcatcgccaatatggcagcacacttatcaggatttgcctctattcctctttcagttaagaggaaacccaagaatttccctgcctccacgccaaaaatgcacttctcggggtttagctttaatctgaacttggcgatcgtagtgaacaactcctccagatccgagacgtgcttgctcttctctaacgaggtcacgaccatatcatctacgtacgcttgcacattccttcccagcatcggtgcaagtaccttatccatcagtctttggtacgtggcccccgcattcttcagcccgaagggcatcaccttgtaatagtagcacgacctctcagtcatgaaggcagttttctcttcatccataggatgcatctttatctgattatacctcgagaaggcgtccagaaaactcagcaacttgcaccctgctgcactgtcgaccagggcatctatgcttggcaaaggatacgaatcctttggacaagccttgttcaggtcagtgaagtcgacgcacatgcgccacttcccgttgctcttcttcaccagtacgacattagcTAACACTttagggtactggacctccctgatatggcctacGGCGAGGAGCTTTtgcgtttcatccctaatcgcctgtctcctctcctaattaaacttccttcttctctgtcgcactggtctggcatgtgtgtccattgccaaatggagacacaagaagtcggggtcaattcccggcatgtctgaagcagaccatgcaaaagcatccagatgtcgttctatcaccttggcgatctggtcttggagctcaccctccaaagatcttcccagcttgaagacccttcccccgatctccctctcgagccactcctcgacgggtttgggtctggtttccctggcgatcaccgccctggtgATTCCcgactccctcgcttcctctgggagGTTTCTCGCTTCTTCTTCCCGTCCGGTGCTCTCTCCCTCAGCCTCTATCATGGTGACATCACCTCCGGCGGCCacttccatcgccgcatcaacaaccCGCCATTTtgttggcctgggcttcacaccgagaggcggcgtcgtggtgatgtaacttactgaccttttattcttgaggctattttcatagcacttcttcgcctccttctggtcagatctgatggtgatcaccactcCCTCCATTGATGgcaacttaaccttcatgtgatggttgagggcacagctcctattctgttgagggttggtctccccaacagaatgttatatgctgagggggcattcacaacgaggtacttgattttctccgtcctcgaggccaccTCATTCGTGGACGtagttctcagctcaatgtaccccctgacctccacctgatcgccagcgaacccatataagcatcctccatagggccttagctggtcgaGGGGTAGTTgtaactgcgtgaaagtcggccagaacatcacatctgtcgagcttccttggtccaccagtacccggtggactttccttcccgccgtgacgagcgagataactatgggatcgttgtcgtgaggcacaacgtccctaagatcctcctttgtgaacgtgatgtccacatctggcgagtgatcctcgaacatatccaccatcatcacagaccttgcgtatttcttcctctgtgatgcagtgcatccgccacccgagaaacctccagcgatggtgtggatctcgccatgagtgggcatctcatgctgctgaccCTCACCactcgccggctgggagctagacgcaccccccgtcctcctgtccagcaggtaatcattcaagaaaccgctcttgaccaggtcgtcgagctgctATCCCAtggccaaacacgaatcaacggtgtggccaaaactctggtggaactcacaccaagcgtttggttttggtcctaataccttgtcgcccactttctcgggcgccttaagcctggctgctatgttgggaatggcgatcagatccgccaaccccatgacaaacttgtgctttggtgGGTGATTGTACTCCCTAGGAcaccctgggccccttcccttatTCTTCTTGGGATCATacggatggcgagtcctctgatccttcttggccgccatcgtctccagcaccctctgcggctggattctagtctgggctcgtggcctagcaggggccacgcttcctctcttctcggcgacctcactctcgtcggcgatgtgggccaccgcaagtcgcctaacctcagcaaatgtggcgGGGTGGGCCCTAATCAGCacctcacagaaaggtcccggtAGCACGCCTTTTTTGAAGGCGTAcaccaacatctcctcgtctttagcaggcgagcggaccatctgtgctccaaagcgattcaagtagtccctgagggactctccctggtactgccttacgtcgaacaaatcataagacaccctaggtggcgccttgttcacaatgtactggtcgacgaaaagcttcgaaaactgctggaaattggttatgtgacctgtaggcaggctgacaaaccattccagcgatgttccctggagcgtgctcacaaacatcttgcaatatacaacatttgagcctcctgacagcatcatttgcgtgtggaacgtagtgagatgtgcctcaggatcctccacgccggtgaaagaggCTTTCACAAAGCCTGCGCTCTCACCACAAACCTTCCGCTTCTCCAGCAAAACTCCCGATTCACCGATCAGAAACGCGAACAAACGGGAAAAACttcgaatcaaccgattgtaaACCGCGCAAGcagcaagaaacttcaagaatctgatcgaaagctcgaacgaacggtggaaaacttcaaaccACCGATTAAAACCCAAACGAGCGGCGGAAAactcgaattcaccgaacaaagcTCGAACGATCGGtgaaaaatggttgcaccagcacacaaccacgcagaaactacagaaacttcaagaactcacgctgtggatggggacaggttttacacggccccacggtgggcgcctgatgatcctgccggttgaccagagcgcaagagtcttgccgcgtcaaaggtatcttcctctggatcagctttgcaccacgctagcttccgtccttcacacctcgattctcctcaagaactTGCAAAAGACAAAGTGGCGTcgttgcggccgatcgcgctccgacgctcaagtcagtgacggaatcaccaaaactctaagagagaaaagctagaaactcaaggaaccgtgcaaaaactctctcagcgtactcaagtgttctcaaagcgtaaagaagtgttctaaacgcgcgtacctcagaatctgttaagagttccttatatacctgtgcattttctctctcctgacggttacacctctagacaagtggctcgcatccagctgtacacgtgtcaccatctggaacgtcgtctgcttgagcgccacttccactcttcaggctgttcgactaagttactcagGTGAGGAGCAACTTGGGGCATAGctgcctcaacctctggctggGGAATGATCATTGGATAACTTCATCCTCCGTACTCGTGCCCCTTGAAAgtcttgaacaagctttcctgatctttcgttGATGTCCCCCTCttggcgatctctgatcacttggtcgcctaagctcgcatacggcgactacgacacaagcctggtgaccgccggcttagatatgctagagatcggagcacgccaacttaatgattggcgactacacgagcttcCTGATGTCTTTCCCTTCTGCCGGCCAGGTGTTCCGCACAACGCGCcaatattatcgcttgctgccacgtcatcactcccgactacctggtcggtacaatctccatcat
This region includes:
- the LOC137838398 gene encoding uncharacterized protein; translation: MAEDLPSIVSKAVKDSLKKLQEENSALQESNRLIRIEAEKLSCNLMVAEINHSRLEDAMGAELRGARKEASDLCQKLHLQAQEKIELESKLVPYRLKVANLEAAMKADATKVENLEKRSADREVLLGKVEKERDDTMAELAKARKENTKIAAELAQARDEGKKAAEELARAREEAEELKKQTDELKKQPQELEQSSAQVLAAGFDAALEQVSCQYTELDLSMVSICNEVVDGKIVPSED